One genomic window of Euleptes europaea isolate rEulEur1 chromosome 10, rEulEur1.hap1, whole genome shotgun sequence includes the following:
- the TMEM17 gene encoding transmembrane protein 17 — protein MGHFFVSPDNELVSSLPLQMSLFFNLCFFPFWWVSSVIMLQLKYPVLPDYYKFILVTIMIIISLIEIIRLYLGYMGNLQEKVPELAGFWLLSLFLQLPLILFLLFNEGLKIQPLERAVHIVFLVFLLFQVAAAFLTLKKMVNQLATRFHLREFDRLENPFPSGRQSGPKTRAETPWGVGSPVEGIRPTGGGWGSPLRA, from the exons ATGGGCCATTTCTTTGTCTCTCCAGATAATGAACTCGTCTCCAGTTTGCCCCTTCAGATGTCCCTCTTTTTCAAcctttgtttttttccattttggtgGGTGAGTAGTGTCATCATGCTACAGCTGAAG TATCCAGTCTTACCGGATTACTACAAATTCATCCTGGTGACAATCATGATAATAATTTCTCTGATAGAGATTATCCGTCTGTACCTGGGATACATGGGCAATTTACAGGAGAAG gTTCCTGAACTGGCCGGCTTTTGGCTCCTGAGTCTCTTTTTGCAACTTCCCTTAATCCTCTTCCTGCTTTTCAACGAAGGGCTGAAGATCCAGCCGCTGGAGCGAGCCGTCCACATCGTCTTCCTGGTCTTCCTCCTTTTCCAGGTGGCCGCCGCCTTCCTCACTCTCAAAAAAATGGTGAACCAGCTGGCGACCCGTTTCCACCTGCGCGAATTCGACCGCCTCGAGAACCCTTTCCCCTCTGGTCGTCAGAGTGGGCCGAAAACGAGAGCAGAAACTCCGTGGGGGGTGGGATCCCCTGTGGAAGGAATTCGTCCAACCGGCGGAGGGTGGGGATCTCCACTTAGGGCGTGA